From the Rhodoferax mekongensis genome, one window contains:
- a CDS encoding histone yields the protein MATAKKPAAKKAAPAKKAAPAKKAVAAKKAAPAKKAAAPAKKAAAPAKKAVAAKKAAPAKKAAAPAKKAAAPAKKAVAAKKAAPAKKAAAPAKKAAAPAKKAVAAKKAAPAKKAAAPAKKAAAPAKKAVAAKKAAPAKKAAAAKKAAPAKKAAPAAKKPAAKKAAKAPAAKPAAAPAAQTTLNPQAAWPFPTSSKP from the coding sequence ATGGCAACTGCAAAAAAACCGGCCGCTAAGAAGGCCGCTCCCGCGAAGAAAGCTGCTCCTGCCAAAAAGGCCGTAGCAGCGAAGAAAGCCGCTCCCGCCAAAAAGGCTGCAGCTCCTGCTAAAAAAGCAGCAGCTCCTGCCAAAAAGGCCGTAGCAGCGAAGAAAGCCGCTCCCGCCAAAAAGGCCGCAGCTCCTGCTAAAAAAGCAGCAGCTCCTGCCAAAAAGGCCGTAGCAGCGAAGAAAGCCGCTCCCGCCAAAAAGGCTGCAGCTCCTGCTAAAAAAGCAGCAGCTCCTGCCAAAAAGGCCGTAGCAGCGAAGAAAGCCGCTCCCGCCAAAAAGGCTGCAGCTCCTGCTAAAAAAGCAGCAGCTCCTGCCAAAAAGGCCGTAGCAGCGAAGAAAGCCGCTCCCGCCAAAAAGGCTGCAGCCGCGAAAAAGGCCGCTCCTGCCAAAAAAGCTGCCCCAGCCGCCAAGAAGCCTGCTGCCAAGAAGGCTGCAAAAGCACCCGCTGCCAAGCCTGCCGCTGCCCCTGCAGCACAGACCACGTTGAATCCTCAAGCTGCGTGGCCTTTCCCTACTTCCAGCAAGCCTTAA
- a CDS encoding ribonucleotide-diphosphate reductase subunit beta, giving the protein MLSWDEEVKPASPLNYARNPSLNDALAQVPVSSVFVAQAPQTTPMEASPVTKAIASGHRVKASDKRIINGQTDVNQLVPFKYKWAWEKYLATCANHWMPQEVNMTRDIALWKDPNGLTEDERRIVKRNLGFFVTADSLAANNIVLGTYRHITAPECRQFLLRQAFEEAIHTHAYQYIVESLGLDESEIFNAYNEVQSIRDKDEFLIPFIEAIMDPNFHTGTPETDQKLLKSLIVFACLMEGLFFYVGFTQILALGRQNKMTGAAEQYQYILRDESMHCNFGIDLINQLKLENPHLWTPDFKAEIKALFEKAVELEYRYAEDTMPRGVLGMNASMFKGYLRYIANRRATQIGLEPLFPNEENPFPWMSEMIDLKKERNFFETRVIEYQSGGALSWD; this is encoded by the coding sequence ATGTTGTCCTGGGACGAAGAAGTCAAGCCCGCATCGCCGTTGAATTACGCGCGCAATCCGTCTTTGAATGACGCACTAGCGCAAGTACCGGTGTCTTCTGTTTTTGTTGCTCAAGCACCTCAGACTACGCCGATGGAAGCATCACCGGTGACCAAGGCCATCGCGAGCGGCCACCGGGTCAAGGCATCCGACAAACGCATCATCAATGGACAAACTGACGTAAACCAACTGGTTCCGTTCAAGTACAAATGGGCTTGGGAAAAGTACCTCGCCACTTGTGCCAATCATTGGATGCCCCAAGAAGTCAACATGACGCGTGACATCGCGTTGTGGAAGGATCCCAATGGTCTCACCGAGGATGAGCGTCGCATCGTTAAGCGCAACCTCGGGTTCTTTGTAACTGCAGACTCTTTGGCTGCCAACAACATCGTGTTGGGCACCTACAGACACATCACCGCACCGGAATGCCGCCAGTTCCTGTTGCGTCAGGCTTTTGAAGAAGCGATTCATACCCACGCATACCAATACATCGTAGAGTCCTTGGGCCTGGACGAGAGTGAGATTTTCAACGCGTACAACGAAGTTCAATCCATCCGTGACAAGGATGAGTTTTTGATTCCCTTCATTGAAGCGATCATGGACCCGAACTTCCATACGGGCACCCCTGAGACGGATCAAAAGCTTTTGAAGTCCTTGATCGTTTTCGCGTGCTTGATGGAAGGCCTCTTCTTTTATGTAGGCTTCACCCAGATTCTTGCTCTCGGGCGGCAAAACAAAATGACCGGGGCTGCAGAACAGTACCAGTACATCTTGCGTGACGAGTCGATGCACTGCAATTTTGGTATCGACCTGATCAATCAGCTCAAGTTGGAGAATCCGCACCTCTGGACACCGGACTTCAAAGCCGAAATCAAAGCCCTCTTCGAAAAGGCGGTCGAACTCGAATACCGTTACGCCGAGGACACCATGCCGCGTGGCGTGCTGGGCATGAATGCCTCAATGTTCAAAGGCTATTTGCGCTACATCGCGAATCGCCGCGCCACACAAATTGGCCTGGAGCCGCTTTTCCCTAACGAGGAAAACCCGTTTCCGTGGATGAGTGAAATGATTGACTTGAAGAAGGAACGCAACTTCTTCGAAACGCGTGTTATCGAGTACCAGTCCGGCGGCGCGCTGTCCTGGGATTAA